The following proteins come from a genomic window of Limosilactobacillus reuteri:
- a CDS encoding KxYKxGKxW signal peptide domain-containing protein, which translates to MLKQHFKMCKSGKRWVTIMIVTVSTISGLVFASNGIEAAAEPATSIVQASVSNTDTKPDSTVTNNNENISVSIKKNDDVQNVTPQASQLSQSSVQNGWLKNEQGQLVYYQEGHSLTGRQYINLPSIPATNVQSDNNWYLLDNGIAQSGVQQWAGSYYYFDPVTYLRVDNDYRQSQWGDWYLFGNDGRVQSGVQQWAGTYYYFDPNTYLRVDNDYRQSQWGDWYMFGPDGRIVTKVYQWAGSYYYFDPVTYLRVDNDYRQSQWGDWYLFGNDGRIQSGVQQWAGTYYYFDPVTYLRVDNDYRQSQWGDWYMFGPDGRIVSGVWNWYGKTYYFDPRTYLKVTNAWADGEYYGYTGARIDGFNYKNATYLVDSVLHKTDEQGQLTNIFDSKKFPNLASLSVDGDLSGITKDNKKVVKFKLTQTDGSQLDAWATIKWQGNSSLAWPKKGYRIKLFKDQELIEKYKIELPGTGYKTNSFNLKGCFTDPTMSGPRIKSIQVK; encoded by the coding sequence ATGTTAAAGCAACACTTCAAAATGTGTAAAAGTGGTAAGCGATGGGTAACAATTATGATTGTTACTGTCAGCACAATTAGTGGGTTAGTATTTGCAAGTAATGGGATTGAAGCTGCTGCAGAGCCAGCGACATCAATAGTCCAGGCATCAGTGTCAAATACAGATACTAAACCAGATTCTACTGTAACTAATAATAATGAAAATATTTCAGTTAGTATTAAGAAAAATGATGATGTACAAAATGTGACTCCACAAGCTAGTCAATTGTCTCAATCATCAGTTCAAAATGGTTGGTTAAAAAATGAACAGGGACAATTAGTTTACTATCAAGAGGGGCATTCACTGACTGGACGACAGTATATTAATTTACCAAGTATCCCAGCAACAAATGTTCAGAGTGATAATAATTGGTACTTACTTGATAACGGTATTGCTCAATCTGGCGTTCAGCAATGGGCTGGATCATATTATTATTTTGATCCAGTGACCTACCTTCGTGTGGATAACGACTACCGACAATCTCAATGGGGGGATTGGTACCTCTTTGGCAATGATGGACGAGTTCAGTCAGGTGTTCAGCAGTGGGCAGGGACCTATTACTATTTTGACCCTAATACTTATCTCAGAGTAGATAATGATTATCGTCAATCCCAGTGGGGCGACTGGTATATGTTTGGGCCCGATGGGCGAATTGTTACCAAAGTTTACCAATGGGCTGGATCATATTATTATTTTGATCCAGTGACCTACCTTCGTGTGGATAACGACTATCGTCAATCTCAATGGGGAGATTGGTATCTCTTTGGCAATGATGGACGAATTCAGTCAGGTGTTCAGCAGTGGGCAGGAACTTATTACTACTTTGATCCAGTGACCTATCTTCGTGTGGATAATGACTATCGTCAATCCCAGTGGGGCGACTGGTATATGTTTGGGCCCGATGGGCGAATTGTTTCTGGTGTATGGAATTGGTATGGTAAGACTTACTATTTTGATCCGCGGACTTATCTGAAAGTAACGAATGCCTGGGCGGATGGAGAATACTATGGTTATACTGGTGCTAGGATTGATGGCTTTAACTATAAAAATGCTACTTATTTAGTTGATAGTGTGCTCCATAAGACGGACGAACAAGGACAGCTTACAAATATTTTTGATTCGAAAAAGTTTCCTAATTTGGCTTCTCTTTCCGTTGATGGCGATTTATCTGGAATTACAAAAGATAATAAAAAAGTAGTTAAATTTAAGCTTACTCAAACTGATGGTAGTCAACTAGATGCTTGGGCAACAATTAAGTGGCAAGGAAATAGCAGCCTTGCATGGCCTAAAAAAGGATATCGGATAAAATTATTTAAGGATCAAGAATTAATTGAAAAATACAAAATTGAATTACCGGGTACTGGTTATAAGACCAACTCATTTAACTTAAAGGGGTGCTTTACTGACCCAACGATGAGTGGGCCTAGAATAAAAAGTATACAAGTTAAATAG
- a CDS encoding acyltransferase, with amino-acid sequence MQKKNRYYFMYLNTIISSFAVVVLHTVANPDSFGIKTDHFSFYPVLFILIGILFSFGVPIFFMQSGANVLTYRERYSTKTFVKKRVHKVVIPFLLWSILGFIFLHNNQLGSINGLNFLKGFISGNIVGPYWFFYNIIGFYLCVPFMSIITEKGNARLVRYMIIIALIYNTILPIVDLILGTSNMFNPSIPLVGAYLQYFLAGWYIVNISIKPRIRKLIYILATIMLALEIVMTIIFTIFIPHLQRLTYPGEIVKNFADIGNLPAFICMCALFLALKNAEPYIIGWHLSSYLPTLAGLTFGIYLVHPFVINYLLNPMQPLLLQVPLIFKILLYPIFVYFISGIITFLIRKIPFVRNIMP; translated from the coding sequence ATGCAGAAGAAAAATAGATATTATTTTATGTATTTAAATACCATTATCTCATCCTTTGCAGTGGTTGTTTTACATACAGTAGCTAACCCGGATTCTTTTGGAATTAAAACAGATCACTTTAGCTTTTATCCGGTGCTTTTTATTCTAATTGGAATTCTATTTTCCTTTGGAGTTCCCATCTTTTTCATGCAGTCTGGAGCTAATGTTTTAACTTATCGTGAGCGATATAGTACTAAAACATTTGTGAAGAAACGAGTTCATAAGGTAGTAATTCCATTTCTATTATGGAGTATTTTAGGTTTTATTTTTCTTCATAATAACCAATTAGGTAGTATTAATGGTTTGAATTTCTTAAAGGGCTTTATTTCTGGTAATATTGTTGGTCCTTATTGGTTTTTTTATAATATTATTGGATTTTATCTCTGTGTTCCTTTTATGTCGATTATTACTGAAAAAGGAAATGCAAGGCTTGTTAGGTATATGATTATTATTGCCTTAATTTATAATACAATTCTCCCCATCGTAGATCTAATTTTAGGCACATCTAATATGTTTAATCCGTCAATTCCACTCGTGGGAGCTTATTTACAGTATTTCTTAGCTGGCTGGTACATAGTAAATATTTCTATAAAGCCAAGAATACGGAAATTGATATATATTCTAGCAACAATAATGTTGGCACTGGAAATAGTAATGACAATTATTTTCACAATTTTTATTCCTCATCTCCAACGGCTAACTTATCCTGGAGAAATTGTGAAGAATTTTGCTGATATTGGTAATTTACCTGCTTTTATTTGTATGTGTGCTTTGTTTTTAGCTTTGAAGAATGCTGAACCTTATATCATTGGCTGGCATCTTAGCTCATATTTACCGACATTAGCTGGATTAACGTTTGGAATTTATTTAGTTCATCCCTTCGTCATTAATTATCTGCTCAATCCGATGCAACCGTTGTTATTGCAAGTACCACTAATTTTTAAGATTTTACTTTATCCAATTTTTGTCTACTTTATTAGTGGAATAATTACCTTTTTGATTAGAAAAATCCCATTTGTTCGTAATATTATGCCTTAA
- a CDS encoding transposase produces the protein MTKHSYDKEFKEQAVQYYLDNKDHMTMNEISKNLGIGASTLHKWIKLFTETGEFGRGSGNFASDKDKEIARLKRQLRDAEGAIEVLKKSIGILSK, from the coding sequence ATGACGAAGCACAGTTATGACAAGGAATTTAAGGAACAGGCCGTTCAGTATTACTTAGATAACAAGGATCACATGACCATGAATGAAATAAGTAAGAATCTAGGTATTGGGGCTAGTACATTACATAAATGGATTAAGCTGTTTACTGAGACTGGGGAGTTTGGCCGTGGCTCTGGTAATTTTGCCAGCGATAAGGACAAGGAGATTGCACGACTAAAGCGTCAACTTCGTGACGCTGAAGGAGCGATCGAAGTATTAAAAAAATCAATCGGGATTCTGAGCAAGTAA
- a CDS encoding IS30 family transposase encodes MTYKHLTTRELTLIADFWYQGTKAYRAAKLLQRSQETIYRVYRFLNGGKTIDQYLQTYQRHKRRCGRKQTQLPTIEVNYIHAQIKAGCTPDTIIGRHEHPISCSMRTLYRMFARNQYGFSVKLLPMKGKRHPNGYVERRGKAGQLGRSIYQRYRDFPHYQHEFGHFEADTVQGKAHRGAVMTLVERQSKVMIVLNIHHKTDEAVNCQLDQWLAKLPRHFVKSITFDNGKEFAGWREIANKYDLHTYFAEVGAPNQRGLNENNNGLLRRDGLSKKLDFRDLPDELVTQLMHRRNNIPRKSLNYRTPLEVFLSHVTEEQLSPFF; translated from the coding sequence ATGACCTATAAACATCTTACCACACGTGAATTAACTCTCATAGCTGATTTTTGGTATCAAGGTACTAAAGCTTATCGGGCTGCTAAATTACTTCAGCGTAGTCAAGAAACCATCTATCGTGTTTATCGTTTCCTCAACGGCGGTAAAACCATCGACCAATATCTTCAGACTTATCAGCGACATAAGCGTCGTTGTGGTCGGAAGCAGACCCAACTGCCAACTATCGAAGTTAACTATATCCATGCGCAAATCAAGGCAGGTTGTACTCCTGATACTATTATTGGTCGTCATGAACACCCAATTAGCTGCAGTATGCGCACCCTTTATCGCATGTTTGCCCGCAATCAGTATGGATTTTCCGTTAAACTGCTACCGATGAAAGGGAAACGCCATCCCAATGGCTATGTGGAACGTCGTGGTAAAGCTGGCCAATTAGGACGCAGTATCTATCAACGATATCGTGATTTTCCGCATTACCAACATGAATTTGGGCACTTTGAAGCTGATACAGTTCAAGGTAAAGCTCACCGCGGAGCGGTAATGACGCTAGTAGAGCGACAATCCAAAGTAATGATTGTCCTTAATATTCATCATAAAACAGACGAAGCAGTGAATTGCCAGCTTGATCAATGGCTCGCTAAACTGCCACGTCACTTTGTTAAATCAATTACTTTTGATAACGGGAAAGAATTTGCTGGATGGCGAGAAATAGCCAATAAGTATGATCTTCACACCTATTTTGCGGAAGTCGGTGCTCCCAATCAACGAGGGCTAAACGAAAATAATAACGGCCTCTTGCGTCGTGATGGTCTTAGTAAAAAGCTAGATTTTCGCGATTTACCAGACGAACTAGTCACTCAGCTAATGCATCGTCGCAACAATATCCCACGAAAATCTCTTAATTATCGTACACCATTAGAAGTATTCTTGAGTCATGTCACAGAAGAACAACTTTCACCTTTTTTCTAA
- a CDS encoding acyltransferase — MKQRIFGIDLIRVIAMFMIMNYHLLLNGSWMTVQPSNNMNLFLGRVIVELTVISVNLFALVSGYVGLYSHHRMRRFIELWFQVLFFSWFILLYFGLYRRNQLTTDNIFHNLFPTYFKAYWYWNGYVILFVLMPIINKGLHNLEKKPYQYLLTGLFILTSVLTINPQNDMFNLEMGYCGLWLIILYIYGAYFRKFGLPQLLKKKGFLMLLIIINWGLLVGISYYLHNHKLYLDGNGLAMSEFQYNFSLVTTLSILVFLLLLQVKVQNKLISNIVTFLGVHSFSAYLLQTNPLVFAFLITNNYLFLQKLSPLRMIIELIFTASIWYLGAILLDVFRSLIFKIISLGEKNA, encoded by the coding sequence ATGAAACAGAGAATTTTTGGGATTGACCTTATTAGAGTCATTGCTATGTTTATGATAATGAATTATCACTTATTACTTAATGGTAGTTGGATGACTGTTCAGCCATCTAATAATATGAATCTTTTTTTAGGACGTGTAATAGTTGAATTGACTGTTATATCGGTAAATCTTTTTGCATTAGTTTCAGGTTATGTTGGTTTATATTCACATCATCGGATGAGGCGTTTTATTGAATTATGGTTTCAAGTATTATTTTTTTCTTGGTTTATTTTATTATATTTTGGACTATATAGAAGAAATCAGCTTACAACTGATAATATCTTCCATAATCTTTTTCCAACATATTTTAAGGCATACTGGTATTGGAATGGTTATGTGATTCTGTTTGTTTTAATGCCAATTATAAATAAAGGTTTACATAACTTGGAAAAGAAACCTTATCAGTACTTATTAACAGGGCTTTTTATATTAACAAGTGTGTTAACTATTAACCCTCAAAATGACATGTTTAATCTGGAAATGGGATATTGTGGCCTTTGGCTAATTATTCTATATATTTATGGGGCATATTTTAGAAAATTTGGTTTACCACAACTGCTTAAGAAAAAAGGATTCTTAATGCTTTTAATAATTATTAATTGGGGTCTATTAGTTGGAATATCTTACTACTTACATAATCATAAATTATATTTAGATGGTAATGGATTAGCAATGTCAGAATTTCAATATAATTTTTCTTTAGTAACAACATTGTCAATACTTGTTTTTCTCTTACTTCTGCAGGTTAAAGTACAAAATAAATTGATATCAAATATTGTGACTTTTTTAGGTGTTCACTCGTTTAGCGCTTATTTACTGCAAACAAATCCACTTGTTTTTGCTTTTTTAATTACCAATAATTATCTTTTTTTACAAAAGCTATCCCCACTTCGAATGATAATTGAATTGATATTCACTGCAAGTATTTGGTACTTAGGAGCAATTTTATTAGATGTATTTCGCTCATTAATTTTTAAAATAATAAGTTTAGGAGAGAAAAATGCATAA
- a CDS encoding glycosyltransferase family 2 protein produces MTDKIAILIPCYNEEKTIKKVVLDCKLAIANIPNSTVYVYDNNSTDNTVKLAKEAGAVVRHEYMQGKGNVIRRMFREIDAECYIMIDGDDTYPAEEIPKMASYVLNKKYDMVIGDRLSSSYFEENKRPFHGIGNKLVRGSINFFFKNDIRDIMTGYRAFSAEFVKTYPVLSKGFEIETEMSIFAIVNNMAMINHVIEYRDRPAGSESKLNTFSDGFKVLWLIFTLYRNYKPFKFYGLLAMILTIIAAAFFIPHVWVPYHLTGKVANMPTLVVCGFCVVAAIISFYSGLILDAIQRKERREFEFRLQDVHQWLKNK; encoded by the coding sequence ATGACCGATAAAATTGCTATTCTAATTCCGTGCTATAACGAAGAAAAAACGATTAAAAAAGTTGTGTTAGATTGTAAGTTAGCAATTGCTAATATTCCAAATTCAACTGTGTATGTCTACGATAACAATTCTACTGACAATACAGTTAAATTGGCTAAGGAAGCTGGAGCGGTAGTTCGTCACGAATATATGCAAGGGAAAGGCAATGTCATTCGACGGATGTTTCGGGAAATTGATGCAGAATGTTACATTATGATCGATGGAGATGATACTTATCCAGCAGAAGAAATTCCTAAGATGGCAAGTTATGTTTTAAATAAAAAGTATGACATGGTAATTGGAGATCGACTTAGTTCCAGTTATTTTGAGGAAAATAAGCGACCGTTTCATGGAATTGGTAATAAATTAGTTCGTGGTAGTATTAATTTCTTTTTCAAAAATGATATTCGTGACATAATGACAGGCTACCGGGCTTTTAGTGCTGAATTTGTTAAGACTTATCCCGTACTATCGAAAGGGTTTGAAATAGAGACTGAAATGAGTATTTTTGCAATTGTTAATAATATGGCAATGATTAATCATGTTATTGAATATCGTGACCGACCAGCTGGTAGTGAATCTAAATTGAATACTTTTTCGGATGGATTTAAGGTTCTTTGGTTAATTTTTACACTTTATAGGAATTATAAGCCTTTTAAATTTTATGGGTTACTTGCCATGATTTTAACTATTATTGCTGCTGCATTTTTTATCCCTCATGTCTGGGTTCCATACCATTTAACTGGCAAAGTGGCAAATATGCCAACATTGGTTGTATGTGGCTTTTGTGTAGTTGCTGCAATTATTTCCTTCTATAGTGGTCTAATATTGGATGCAATTCAAAGAAAAGAGCGTCGGGAATTTGAATTTAGGTTGCAAGACGTACATCAATGGTTAAAAAATAAATAA
- a CDS encoding KxYKxGKxW signal peptide domain-containing protein, whose amino-acid sequence MMLKKHFKLYKSGKQWCIAAVVTFAATLGLVAGNTTVNADTLTTGDSTPQAQVNQEKGTTDTSQPASDQGKTSSTGDVKNNVPQPNNSGKTNQPQNGQNQKENAGNDNGSTGNDEQNKGQQTTDWQKNADNQWVYNGKTDQDLKGTQYVQLPTIPDTNVQGNTNWYFVKDGIAQSGVQPWAGTYYYFDPTTYLRVDNDYRQSQWGDWYMFGNGGRVVSGLYNYKGNTYYANPSTYLREKNTYIQTEKDGRGVLLGNDGAALSGVQQWNGTYYYFDPATHLLANKRNYVQSQWGDWYLIGDNGQVLSGVQQWAGTYYYFDPATYLRVDNSYAQSQWGDWYMFGNDGRIVTGLYNYNGNTYYVNPATYLREKNTYVQTEKDGRGVLLGNDGAALSGVQQWNGTYYYFDPQTHLRIDNNYVQSQWGDWYMFGKDGKIVTGLYDYNGNTYYASPVTYLREKNTYVQTEKDGRGVLLGNDGAALSGVQSWNGAYYYFDPATHLLANKRNYVQSQWGDWYLIGDNGQVLSGLQEWYGSYYYFDPITFLKVTNQWRNNQYFGADGIRYQNQFLNDRGRLYRFDANGNMLTNRWFNDDGAKKSYYFGADGVAYTGRHVINGVTYVFNDDGVRIETIK is encoded by the coding sequence ATGATGTTAAAGAAACACTTTAAACTTTACAAAAGTGGCAAGCAATGGTGTATTGCGGCAGTAGTAACATTTGCCGCAACATTAGGTTTAGTAGCTGGTAATACTACTGTTAATGCGGATACATTAACTACTGGTGATTCAACTCCTCAAGCCCAAGTAAATCAAGAGAAGGGTACAACTGATACTAGTCAGCCTGCTTCTGATCAAGGAAAAACTAGTAGTACTGGGGATGTAAAAAATAATGTCCCTCAGCCAAATAATTCTGGTAAAACGAATCAGCCTCAAAATGGACAAAATCAAAAAGAAAACGCTGGCAATGATAATGGATCTACAGGTAACGACGAGCAGAATAAAGGCCAACAAACAACTGATTGGCAAAAAAATGCTGATAACCAGTGGGTATACAATGGTAAAACTGATCAAGATTTAAAGGGAACACAATATGTTCAATTACCTACAATTCCAGATACAAATGTTCAAGGAAATACGAATTGGTACTTTGTAAAGGATGGGATTGCTCAATCTGGTGTTCAACCGTGGGCTGGTACTTATTACTACTTTGATCCAACGACCTACCTCCGTGTAGATAATGACTACCGTCAATCACAATGGGGCGATTGGTATATGTTTGGCAATGGTGGTCGAGTTGTAAGTGGACTGTATAACTATAAAGGTAATACTTACTATGCTAACCCATCAACATATTTACGTGAAAAGAATACTTATATCCAAACAGAAAAAGATGGTCGTGGAGTTCTTTTAGGAAATGACGGTGCAGCCCTTTCTGGTGTTCAGCAATGGAACGGTACTTACTATTACTTTGATCCTGCAACTCACTTGCTAGCTAATAAGCGAAACTATGTTCAATCGCAATGGGGCGACTGGTATTTGATTGGCGATAATGGTCAAGTACTCTCTGGTGTCCAACAATGGGCTGGCACTTATTATTACTTTGACCCAGCAACCTATTTACGGGTGGACAACAGTTATGCTCAATCGCAATGGGGCGACTGGTACATGTTCGGTAATGATGGTCGGATTGTAACTGGTCTTTACAACTACAACGGCAATACTTACTATGTCAACCCAGCAACTTATTTGCGTGAAAAGAATACTTATGTTCAAACAGAAAAAGATGGTCGTGGAGTTCTTTTAGGAAATGACGGTGCAGCCCTTTCTGGTGTTCAGCAATGGAACGGTACTTACTATTACTTCGATCCACAGACGCATTTACGTATAGATAATAATTATGTTCAATCGCAATGGGGCGACTGGTACATGTTTGGTAAAGATGGTAAGATTGTAACTGGCCTTTATGATTATAATGGCAACACTTACTATGCCAGCCCAGTAACTTATTTACGTGAAAAGAATACTTATGTTCAAACAGAAAAAGATGGTCGTGGAGTTCTCTTAGGCAATGATGGGGCAGCTTTATCCGGCGTTCAATCATGGAATGGTGCCTACTATTACTTTGATCCTGCAACTCACTTGCTAGCTAATAAGCGAAACTATGTTCAATCACAGTGGGGTGACTGGTACTTGATTGGCGATAATGGTCAAGTACTATCAGGATTACAAGAATGGTATGGAAGTTATTACTATTTTGACCCAATAACCTTCCTAAAGGTTACTAACCAATGGCGTAATAACCAATATTTTGGAGCTGATGGAATTCGGTATCAAAATCAATTCTTGAATGACCGCGGTCGTCTTTACCGATTTGATGCGAATGGTAATATGTTAACAAATCGTTGGTTTAATGATGATGGCGCTAAGAAGAGTTACTACTTCGGTGCAGATGGTGTTGCTTATACGGGACGTCATGTTATTAATGGCGTAACTTATGTGTTCAATGATGACGGAGTTCGGATTGAAACAATTAAATAA
- a CDS encoding IS256 family transposase, whose product MNQFNKDIIAALSSDKDITLNEVLRCQIEVAANQFLQNELTAVLGYEPHTRIDRSKGDVNYRNGAYTRTIDTEYGEINLTIPRDRLNKFQNALFPPYVRRTDGLEEMVIKMYSKGVTTREIADMVERMYGHYYSPTTVSNITKRTEHLVEEFHERKFKYSQYVCVFLDATYIPLRRGTVEREAVNVAIGIRSDGGKEVLDYSIAPTENGAAWSELLQGLRARGIKDIQLFIADGLVGLQSAIEANYPQAKFQRCWVHAERNLLGYVRKNDRREIITDFKAIRQAENLQDAKERLAAFSAKWESSYKRRIKNLVQMEDLFTFFSFPTAIRQTIYSTNLIESFNKSLKKMVRRKEQFPNEGALDRFIMTQVMEYNDKFENRAHRGFKDCHDTLDSMF is encoded by the coding sequence ATGAACCAGTTTAACAAAGATATTATCGCAGCGCTATCTTCAGACAAAGATATTACCCTGAATGAAGTCTTACGTTGTCAAATTGAAGTGGCCGCTAATCAGTTCCTTCAAAATGAACTGACTGCGGTGCTAGGCTACGAACCACATACCCGGATCGACCGATCAAAAGGCGACGTGAACTACCGGAACGGGGCGTACACCCGCACGATCGACACTGAGTACGGTGAAATTAATCTGACGATCCCACGGGACCGGTTAAACAAGTTTCAAAACGCCCTCTTCCCTCCTTACGTGCGTCGGACTGATGGACTGGAGGAAATGGTCATCAAGATGTACTCCAAGGGCGTCACAACTCGTGAAATCGCTGATATGGTTGAGAGAATGTACGGCCACTACTACTCACCAACCACGGTTTCAAACATCACTAAGCGGACGGAACACCTGGTTGAAGAGTTCCACGAGCGCAAATTCAAGTACTCACAGTACGTCTGTGTGTTCCTCGATGCTACTTACATTCCGTTACGCCGTGGTACCGTTGAACGAGAAGCCGTTAACGTAGCGATCGGAATTCGAAGTGACGGCGGTAAGGAAGTTCTTGACTACAGTATCGCACCGACCGAGAACGGAGCCGCTTGGTCTGAACTACTCCAGGGATTACGCGCACGGGGGATTAAAGATATTCAGTTGTTCATCGCCGATGGTTTAGTTGGACTTCAATCTGCGATTGAGGCTAACTACCCGCAGGCGAAGTTTCAACGGTGCTGGGTCCACGCAGAGCGCAACCTTTTAGGGTACGTTCGCAAAAACGATCGCAGGGAGATTATCACCGACTTTAAGGCTATTCGGCAAGCAGAGAACCTACAAGACGCCAAAGAACGATTGGCGGCTTTCAGTGCTAAGTGGGAGTCCAGTTATAAGCGTCGAATCAAGAATCTAGTCCAAATGGAGGATCTATTCACGTTCTTCAGTTTTCCAACTGCGATCCGTCAGACCATCTACTCGACGAACCTAATTGAGTCGTTCAATAAGAGCCTGAAGAAGATGGTCCGACGTAAAGAGCAGTTCCCAAACGAAGGGGCCCTCGATCGCTTTATCATGACGCAAGTGATGGAGTACAACGATAAATTTGAGAATCGAGCACATCGGGGATTCAAGGACTGTCACGACACGCTTGATTCGATGTTTTAG
- a CDS encoding IS3 family transposase, with the protein MDVQHALESHPSINGMCDYVGISRSGYYQREKRHNHQSPRKLRKKFIQGEIKAIWLKSLCIYGAGKITQELRSKGYKIAERTVGKYMRDLGIHAVYLTPWTTTTRNSKFDKQLINILDEQFNPLRPNAVWCIDTTYIPVHDGFVYLTSIMDLYSRRIIGWDLSETLEVSNVIPLIEKTKHSRHISKPLIMHSDRGSQFTSEAYNQVTANMTLSYSKKAYPWDNACIESFHALIKREWINRFKIHSYSEAKRLVFQYIETFYNTVRIHSHCGFKSPKQLEDEYQTQIQNLVVA; encoded by the coding sequence ATGGACGTTCAGCACGCTTTGGAATCCCACCCTTCCATCAATGGTATGTGTGATTATGTTGGAATCTCAAGAAGTGGTTACTATCAACGAGAAAAGCGTCATAATCACCAATCACCGCGAAAGCTTCGGAAGAAGTTTATTCAAGGTGAAATTAAAGCAATTTGGCTCAAAAGCCTTTGTATTTACGGTGCCGGCAAAATCACCCAAGAACTTCGCTCAAAAGGATATAAGATCGCTGAACGAACTGTTGGTAAGTATATGCGTGACCTTGGCATTCACGCCGTTTACCTAACCCCTTGGACGACTACCACTCGCAATTCTAAGTTTGATAAACAGCTAATAAATATTTTAGACGAGCAGTTCAATCCATTGCGACCAAACGCCGTTTGGTGCATTGACACCACTTATATTCCAGTTCATGACGGATTCGTTTATTTAACCAGTATTATGGACTTGTACTCCCGACGGATCATTGGTTGGGACTTATCTGAAACCTTGGAGGTATCGAATGTCATCCCACTTATTGAAAAGACTAAGCACAGTCGCCATATTAGCAAGCCATTAATCATGCACAGTGATCGTGGTAGTCAGTTTACGTCTGAAGCTTACAATCAAGTTACAGCTAACATGACATTAAGCTATTCAAAGAAAGCTTATCCTTGGGATAATGCCTGCATTGAGTCGTTTCATGCCTTGATTAAGCGTGAATGGATAAATCGGTTTAAAATCCATTCATACTCCGAAGCTAAACGACTAGTTTTTCAGTACATTGAAACGTTTTACAACACAGTTAGAATTCACAGTCATTGTGGATTCAAATCACCAAAGCAACTTGAAGATGAGTATCAAACTCAAATTCAAAATTTAGTCGTGGCATAG
- a CDS encoding CotH kinase family protein encodes MTGDQSLNIVNSRLFAEVTKSRPGLKDSIVNKMPNYGQVNGIPVEFGINGLDQGLYVLETYHEDKLYNLNDKKTNNIALSANYHAPCTAFNTMATVDDLRDTVFSNTSSAKVNQQVADHFNKLYELANADEQTYQFLEEKYFDVPAAIDYLAFSFAINNSDGLRKNIMYVSKDNGKWTIIPYDLDTTWDTNWDNSKQDITKNFEDTLRENDNKLLLNFYAHHKQEIINRYKELSSNVLSSKNINSLFKDWFDSIGNDAYTHNDDLWANIGVDHHSNISLNDITEVVNERLMSVDKNWKI; translated from the coding sequence TTGACAGGGGACCAGAGTTTAAATATTGTTAATTCGCGCTTATTTGCAGAAGTAACAAAATCCCGACCAGGTTTAAAGGATAGTATTGTAAATAAGATGCCAAACTATGGTCAAGTAAATGGAATTCCAGTCGAATTTGGTATTAACGGCTTAGACCAAGGATTATATGTTTTGGAAACGTATCACGAAGATAAACTGTATAATCTTAATGACAAAAAGACAAATAATATTGCTTTAAGTGCAAATTATCATGCTCCATGTACAGCTTTTAATACAATGGCAACGGTAGATGATTTAAGAGATACTGTATTTAGCAATACGTCATCGGCAAAGGTTAATCAGCAAGTTGCAGATCATTTTAATAAATTATACGAATTAGCTAATGCAGATGAACAAACTTATCAATTCTTAGAAGAAAAATATTTTGATGTACCGGCTGCAATTGACTACCTAGCCTTTTCGTTTGCTATTAATAATTCAGATGGATTAAGAAAGAATATTATGTATGTATCTAAGGATAATGGCAAATGGACGATTATCCCATATGATTTAGATACTACTTGGGATACTAACTGGGATAATTCAAAGCAAGATATTACTAAGAATTTTGAAGATACTTTACGTGAAAATGATAATAAACTCCTATTAAACTTCTATGCTCATCATAAACAAGAAATCATTAATCGCTATAAAGAGTTAAGTTCCAATGTCCTCAGTTCAAAAAATATTAATTCTTTATTTAAAGACTGGTTTGATAGCATTGGAAATGATGCATATACTCACAATGATGATCTATGGGCTAACATCGGCGTTGATCATCACTCAAACATATCATTAAACGATATTACTGAGGTTGTTAATGAACGATTAATGTCAGTTGATAAGAACTGGAAAATTTAA